The Aureispira anguillae genome contains a region encoding:
- a CDS encoding DUF2853 family protein encodes MSKFDEKVAGYKANMEKLGIKYDEDKLIACTKACGPSIYNKDGETVSGSDQTELDRVKNNYLIKKLGLSESDDLDGIVNYAVETMGKSNRNKYRAIFYYLCSDKVGKFPS; translated from the coding sequence ATGAGTAAGTTCGATGAAAAAGTAGCTGGTTATAAAGCTAACATGGAAAAATTAGGTATTAAATATGATGAGGACAAATTAATCGCATGTACCAAAGCTTGTGGTCCTTCTATTTATAACAAAGATGGTGAAACTGTTTCAGGTTCTGACCAAACTGAATTGGACCGTGTAAAAAATAACTATTTAATTAAAAAATTGGGACTTTCTGAGAGTGATGATTTGGATGGTATCGTAAATTACGCTGTAGAAACAATGGGGAAATCTAACCGCAATAAATACAGAGCAATTTTTTATTACCTTTGTTCTGATAAAGTGGGAAAATTTCCTTCTTAG